One Methylomonas sp. LL1 DNA window includes the following coding sequences:
- a CDS encoding SOS response-associated peptidase family protein, translated as MCGRYQLTATPESIVDHFQLQRPPRFQSSYNIAPAQKILTIVELDDHSRKAVNLFWGLVPSWAKDAKNSSHLINARVETVREKPSFRSAFKHRRCLISLFDAVNAERSDQLMSALDKINRRHGKNSVCFGSELVSDRWRMRQQFKSASYTTKWDELLTISI; from the coding sequence ATGTGCGGACGGTATCAACTGACAGCAACACCTGAATCCATAGTCGATCATTTTCAGCTACAGCGGCCACCTCGTTTCCAATCCAGTTACAACATTGCTCCCGCTCAGAAAATTCTCACCATTGTTGAACTGGATGATCACTCACGAAAAGCCGTCAACCTGTTCTGGGGCTTGGTGCCGTCATGGGCAAAAGATGCCAAAAACAGTTCGCATTTGATCAATGCCCGAGTCGAGACAGTTCGGGAAAAGCCTTCGTTTCGGTCTGCATTTAAACATCGTCGCTGCTTGATATCTTTGTTCGATGCTGTCAATGCAGAACGCTCCGACCAGTTAATGTCGGCTTTGGACAAAATCAATCGTCGACATGGGAAAAATAGCGTTTGCTTTGGCAGCGAACTGGTTAGTGATCGGTGGCGAATGCGGCAACAGTTCAAATCAGCATCTTACACGACCAAATGGGATGAGTTGTTGACTATCTCGATCTAG
- a CDS encoding ATP-binding domain-containing protein yields the protein MAMQHYMLLERNLIYTGVTRGKQLVVVIAQPKALGMAVKNQSSQRRMTNLAERL from the coding sequence ATGGCGATGCAGCATTACATGCTTCTTGAGAGGAACTTGATTTATACGGGGGTAACCCGTGGAAAACAATTAGTTGTGGTCATCGCACAGCCCAAGGCGTTGGGTATGGCTGTCAAAAATCAAAGCTCGCAGCGTAGGATGACCAATTTGGCAGAGAGGCTTTGA
- a CDS encoding YrrC family ATP-dependent DNA helicase, with protein MSSPTLITHSADNPLEKLQGSIERVTFHSEASGFCVLRVKVKGHRDLITVIGSAAYLWRCSITCFLRGT; from the coding sequence ATGAGTTCCCCCACTCTCATCACTCATTCTGCCGACAATCCACTTGAAAAACTTCAAGGCTCTATTGAGCGAGTGACCTTCCATAGTGAAGCATCGGGGTTCTGCGTCCTGCGGGTCAAAGTTAAAGGACATCGTGATTTGATTACGGTCATCGGCTCAGCGGCATACCTATGGCGATGCAGCATTACATGCTTCTTGAGAGGAACTTGA
- a CDS encoding tyrosine-type recombinase/integrase, which yields MASSPKFQIRFIKREIDGKVFYSFFDNKGQVFYPPTDYLIDMADRQDAANGTVEDRACTLRVFFQYLSDKNIDYLEVDDNIIEEFRDNLLNKGNRNRHSTTNNRKISINVYLRQIYNFYKWVQGQEPRKRILGVGGHQITSSLLASKTDQQPSLNYPKCFQRVGENSKHTVNFVPSDDQYNEMFDFFLQARPNVASRNTLMLMTFRKSGLRVGSVASLTVDQFNEAEINKCVDVFLVRPKVQKFGYSKEFEIPLTLAIQILNYIKTDRQEIVNKFQAKSSNVFLSTTKGTALKSNHISNLFYSAAIQLGWDKKGVGLHCLRRLFACETIDDDIDCSIELGLDTSIEAVGLRTAQKLGHNSILSQQAYIRHNKRRRQGSATHRLNEELQAEKDKNTRLSIENAELRRMLEQRSR from the coding sequence ATGGCTAGCTCGCCAAAATTTCAAATAAGATTTATTAAGAGAGAGATCGATGGCAAGGTCTTTTATTCCTTTTTTGATAATAAAGGACAGGTTTTTTATCCGCCGACTGACTATCTTATTGATATGGCTGATCGTCAAGACGCTGCAAATGGTACTGTGGAAGATCGCGCATGTACCCTTAGAGTATTTTTTCAATATCTTTCAGACAAAAACATAGACTATTTAGAAGTCGACGATAATATAATCGAAGAATTTCGAGATAATTTACTTAACAAAGGTAATCGTAATCGTCATAGCACTACTAACAACCGTAAAATCAGCATTAATGTTTATCTAAGACAAATTTACAATTTTTATAAATGGGTTCAAGGACAAGAGCCTAGAAAGCGCATTTTAGGCGTTGGCGGGCATCAAATTACCAGTTCATTGCTTGCTAGTAAAACTGATCAACAACCGAGCCTTAATTATCCAAAATGTTTTCAAAGGGTTGGAGAGAACAGTAAACACACCGTTAACTTTGTACCATCGGATGACCAATATAACGAAATGTTTGATTTTTTTCTTCAGGCACGTCCGAATGTTGCCAGTAGAAATACACTAATGTTAATGACATTTCGAAAATCTGGTCTGCGTGTAGGCTCTGTTGCTAGTTTAACAGTTGACCAGTTCAACGAAGCTGAAATTAATAAATGTGTTGATGTTTTTCTTGTCCGTCCAAAAGTACAGAAATTTGGTTATAGTAAAGAGTTTGAGATCCCGTTAACTCTAGCAATTCAAATACTTAATTATATAAAAACGGACAGACAAGAAATTGTTAATAAATTTCAGGCGAAATCTAGTAATGTCTTTTTAAGTACAACAAAGGGGACTGCTCTTAAATCAAATCATATTAGTAATTTATTTTACAGTGCTGCAATCCAACTTGGTTGGGATAAAAAAGGTGTCGGGTTACATTGCTTGCGGCGATTATTTGCTTGTGAAACTATCGACGACGATATTGATTGCTCAATCGAACTGGGATTAGATACTTCTATTGAAGCAGTGGGGTTGAGAACTGCTCAGAAGCTAGGTCATAACTCAATATTATCTCAGCAAGCTTATATTCGTCATAATAAACGCCGGCGACAAGGATCGGCAACTCATCGGTTAAATGAAGAGTTACAAGCCGAAAAGGACAAAAATACTAGGCTATCTATTGAAAATGCAGAGTTACGTCGTATGCTTGAACAACGGAGTCGGTGA
- a CDS encoding AAA family ATPase, with the protein MFNHPAFSLEQDENRTIVGIVESIIYANDAISILKLSLGDESIKAVITRLITPDLPRLGEIWELFGADEVHPKYGDQFVAQECFRQHPVGKLIVNYIHYHTPGIGVFKARQLWTKFGQNLYWLLDKGDIDPLTDKKLGKIPTDIAYLLIDKWHKNKVETEVVRFFQKNGLTTSLAIFALQFFGVTTIEKIIDNPYRLLAFTNFPLVDKQAITFFGVALHDPRRMSAAVSAAIYKAYDAGNTAILKKDLIQSIRSLTQFSKQDAQLVIEQALLDRTIVISDEFTYQGFGHALMERFIAQKIANLLSHVITGELTGTIYKFKPELLAQFEQMNNITLTNQQKQAVETAITHRFSIIDGGKGVGKTTCLSVLHYLLSNTASVFQVALSRDAVKRISMATHKEASSISSFLFRISEERLPAHSKLVVYDAHTIDLPTMIRLMRAIPDSGSIVLLGDSRQLPPIGPGLIFHALCMSPIIPTITLTQLHCFDASSSIPIVADSIRLERIPCVSDFDKTCPEDKQVGLCHISIPSEDIAKITVSFRHFILKWGDIQIIAPTVSLCDDINIRIHDSYRKDNVGNVKALVKCTKSIGLDDVIVCKDNLDYKGLSSGSLGKVIQVFDSPIAQSLPSGEIELCYALAEFDGHIVKLSAADFKKIKLGYCIPCNSAQGSEFDRVIIAMPASTILDNSWVYTAITCAKIQAFIIGDIKVFYENCTTPPKAFKRCIGFSQTLRETFNG; encoded by the coding sequence ATGTTTAATCATCCTGCATTTTCCTTAGAACAAGATGAAAACCGAACTATTGTCGGAATAGTTGAGTCGATAATATACGCTAATGATGCAATCAGTATATTAAAGCTTTCGCTTGGTGATGAATCCATAAAGGCCGTGATAACTCGGCTAATTACTCCTGATTTACCACGGTTAGGGGAAATATGGGAGTTGTTTGGCGCTGATGAAGTGCACCCTAAATATGGTGATCAATTTGTAGCTCAAGAATGCTTTCGTCAACATCCTGTTGGAAAACTAATCGTTAATTATATTCATTACCACACACCAGGAATTGGAGTCTTTAAAGCTAGACAACTTTGGACTAAATTCGGTCAAAATCTTTATTGGTTACTTGACAAGGGTGATATTGATCCATTAACAGACAAAAAGCTAGGCAAAATCCCTACGGATATAGCGTATCTGCTCATCGATAAATGGCATAAAAATAAAGTTGAGACAGAAGTGGTTCGTTTTTTTCAGAAAAACGGACTCACTACATCACTAGCTATATTCGCACTCCAGTTTTTTGGTGTAACTACTATCGAAAAGATAATTGATAATCCCTATCGATTGTTAGCTTTTACTAATTTTCCTCTTGTCGATAAACAGGCCATAACATTTTTTGGTGTTGCACTACATGATCCGCGACGTATGAGTGCCGCTGTTTCCGCCGCGATATATAAAGCTTACGATGCTGGTAATACAGCAATTTTAAAAAAAGATCTGATTCAATCAATAAGATCATTGACTCAATTTAGCAAACAAGATGCTCAACTGGTAATCGAACAAGCACTGTTAGATCGAACTATTGTCATTAGTGATGAATTTACGTATCAGGGCTTTGGGCATGCCTTAATGGAAAGATTCATAGCACAGAAGATTGCAAATCTTCTCAGCCATGTGATCACTGGGGAGCTGACGGGGACAATATATAAGTTTAAGCCTGAGCTACTCGCCCAATTTGAACAAATGAATAATATCACTTTAACCAATCAGCAAAAGCAAGCTGTCGAAACCGCAATAACACACAGATTCTCCATTATCGATGGGGGTAAGGGTGTAGGGAAGACAACCTGTTTGTCGGTGTTACATTATCTACTCAGTAACACTGCTAGTGTGTTTCAGGTAGCACTCTCACGAGACGCAGTAAAACGGATTTCTATGGCTACTCACAAAGAGGCGAGTTCTATTTCTTCGTTTCTATTCAGAATTTCAGAAGAACGTTTACCAGCGCATTCAAAGCTTGTTGTATACGATGCACATACCATCGATTTGCCGACAATGATAAGGCTCATGAGAGCCATACCTGATAGTGGAAGTATAGTTTTGCTTGGTGATTCTCGGCAATTACCACCAATTGGTCCAGGGTTAATTTTTCATGCATTATGTATGAGTCCAATTATCCCTACTATCACATTGACTCAACTTCACTGTTTTGATGCATCGTCTAGCATTCCAATCGTCGCTGATTCGATACGACTTGAAAGGATACCCTGTGTTTCCGACTTTGATAAAACTTGTCCTGAGGATAAGCAGGTTGGACTGTGTCATATATCTATACCATCTGAAGATATTGCTAAAATTACGGTTAGTTTTCGCCACTTTATTTTAAAGTGGGGAGATATACAGATAATAGCGCCCACAGTATCTCTATGTGATGATATTAATATTCGCATTCACGACAGTTATCGAAAAGACAATGTCGGCAATGTAAAAGCATTGGTGAAGTGTACTAAATCTATTGGTTTAGATGATGTGATAGTTTGCAAAGATAATCTTGATTACAAAGGGTTAAGTTCTGGCTCCTTAGGCAAAGTTATCCAGGTATTCGATTCACCTATAGCGCAATCACTTCCTAGTGGTGAAATCGAACTTTGTTATGCCTTAGCAGAATTTGATGGTCATATAGTTAAACTTAGTGCAGCAGACTTTAAGAAAATAAAACTTGGCTATTGTATACCGTGCAACAGTGCCCAGGGATCGGAATTCGATCGTGTCATTATAGCAATGCCTGCGTCAACAATTCTAGATAACTCGTGGGTATACACAGCCATTACGTGTGCAAAAATACAAGCCTTTATTATTGGAGATATCAAAGTTTTTTACGAGAATTGCACTACACCGCCTAAAGCTTTTAAACGATGCATAGGATTTTCTCAAACTCTTCGGGAGACTTTTAATGGCTAG
- the ubiK gene encoding ubiquinone biosynthesis accessory factor UbiK, with product MFDPKSIDNIANRISNAIPPGLHHFKDDMEKNVHALLQSALSKLDLVSREEFEVQKAVLAKTRSRLEELEKRVDQLEKHLKPE from the coding sequence ATGTTCGATCCCAAATCCATCGATAATATTGCCAACCGTATCAGCAATGCCATTCCACCCGGACTGCACCACTTCAAGGATGACATGGAAAAAAACGTACACGCCTTATTGCAAAGCGCCTTATCCAAACTGGATCTGGTCAGCCGCGAAGAGTTTGAAGTACAAAAAGCCGTGCTGGCTAAAACCCGCTCGCGACTGGAAGAGCTGGAAAAGCGCGTTGATCAGCTGGAAAAGCACTTAAAACCCGAATAA
- a CDS encoding MarR family winged helix-turn-helix transcriptional regulator, translating to MHELETFKLIERISSLLRSEERKKYAAIGLQPIHGQVLEYLGKCNKYSNTHASVAEYLGLTKGTVSQTIQILERKRFLEKTADSLDGRVVHLSLSEAGRGLIDELKPLDIFKQAEAKVSRQEFDSIDNALQTTLGVLQKVNRSKSFGLCRSCSHFGVEAHHYQCKLTDEHLDREDTDKICRDHIPKPNPFIDQE from the coding sequence ATGCATGAATTGGAAACTTTTAAATTAATCGAACGCATCAGTTCATTACTTCGCTCGGAAGAACGCAAAAAATACGCTGCCATCGGTTTACAACCGATACATGGACAAGTATTGGAATATCTTGGCAAATGTAACAAATACAGCAACACTCACGCTTCGGTAGCTGAATATTTGGGCTTGACCAAGGGCACTGTGTCGCAGACCATCCAGATTTTAGAGCGAAAACGCTTTCTGGAAAAAACCGCCGATAGCCTTGATGGCCGTGTCGTTCATTTAAGCCTTAGCGAGGCCGGCAGGGGATTGATAGACGAGCTCAAACCGCTGGATATATTCAAGCAGGCCGAAGCCAAAGTCAGTCGCCAGGAATTTGATAGCATCGACAACGCCTTGCAAACCACCCTAGGCGTATTGCAAAAGGTCAATCGCAGCAAAAGTTTCGGGTTGTGCCGCTCCTGTAGTCATTTTGGGGTCGAAGCCCATCACTATCAGTGCAAATTGACAGACGAACATTTGGACCGCGAGGATACTGATAAAATATGCCGCGACCACATTCCTAAACCCAATCCATTCATAGACCAAGAGTAA
- a CDS encoding AAA family ATPase, whose translation MNNALDQLLASADSVILGKQRQIRLAVCCLLAKGHLLIEDIPGVGKTTLSHTLARLFGLAYQRIQFTSDILPADIIGSSVFDARQNSFSFHPGPLFKQMILADEINRATPKAQSALLEAMEERQVTVEGQTYELPKPFFVIATQNPSHQIGTFPLPESQLDRFLMRIELGYPSRQAERELLLGQPRHTVIQTLKVQLSPPQLAELQQAVSDVYAAPALLDYLQAIIEFTRQSNHYPCGLSPRAGLSLLAAAKAWAFMDQRQSVLPEDLQAVLAAVAGHRLRAGGNDSAAIVAPILKEVPVH comes from the coding sequence ATGAACAACGCGCTCGATCAATTACTTGCATCCGCCGATAGCGTCATTCTCGGCAAACAGCGGCAAATCCGGTTAGCCGTTTGCTGTCTGCTGGCGAAAGGCCATTTGTTGATCGAAGACATACCCGGCGTCGGTAAAACCACGCTTTCGCATACGCTGGCACGCTTATTCGGTCTGGCCTATCAGCGGATTCAGTTTACCAGCGATATTTTACCGGCCGATATTATAGGTTCGTCGGTGTTCGATGCCCGGCAAAACAGTTTTAGTTTTCATCCCGGGCCGCTATTCAAACAGATGATTCTGGCCGATGAAATCAATCGGGCCACGCCCAAGGCGCAAAGCGCCTTATTGGAAGCCATGGAAGAACGCCAGGTCACGGTGGAAGGTCAAACCTATGAGTTACCAAAGCCGTTTTTTGTGATTGCCACCCAAAACCCATCGCATCAGATCGGTACATTTCCATTGCCGGAATCGCAGTTGGACCGGTTTCTGATGCGAATCGAATTGGGTTATCCCAGCCGACAGGCCGAGCGCGAGTTATTGTTGGGGCAGCCTAGGCATACCGTCATTCAAACTCTGAAGGTGCAATTGTCGCCCCCGCAGTTGGCCGAATTACAGCAAGCGGTGAGCGATGTGTATGCGGCACCGGCATTATTGGATTATTTACAAGCCATCATCGAATTTACCCGGCAATCCAATCATTACCCTTGCGGACTCTCGCCAAGGGCCGGTTTGTCATTATTGGCGGCGGCCAAGGCCTGGGCCTTCATGGATCAGCGGCAGTCGGTGCTGCCGGAAGACCTGCAAGCAGTGTTGGCCGCAGTTGCCGGCCACCGGTTGAGAGCTGGCGGTAACGATTCGGCGGCAATTGTCGCCCCTATTTTGAAGGAAGTACCTGTCCATTGA
- a CDS encoding DUF58 domain-containing protein: MTEALLSLKQRFNPSRFFRGEDPVAGPITLNQRRIFILPTGQGLLFAALIVLVLLIAFVYNNNLAYLLSFLLASIFFVTILHSYKSLAGLVIQAGYNQPAFAGAAAGFNFHVHDPSGQLRVGLDIRLREGQTSLAPRQTQTVTLYVSAERRGWLSCDILTISSRYPLGLFRAWSPLRFDSRVLIYPMPAREMRPFPETDAEYGQQGQNRRNGDEFLGLKTYQTGDSIRQIHWKSFAKGRGLHSKQYAGAGSVDLWLDYAAAPGSNVEERLSQMCRWVVEAERLGLAYGLMLPGIRIEPNVGADHYHQCLEILAQF, from the coding sequence TTGACCGAAGCGCTATTATCCTTGAAGCAGCGTTTTAATCCGAGCCGTTTTTTTCGCGGCGAAGATCCGGTTGCCGGGCCGATTACACTAAATCAACGGCGGATTTTCATTTTGCCGACCGGACAGGGGCTGTTGTTTGCCGCGTTGATCGTATTGGTATTGTTGATTGCCTTTGTCTATAACAATAATCTGGCCTATCTATTAAGCTTTTTATTAGCAAGCATTTTCTTTGTCACCATTTTGCACAGTTACAAGTCTTTGGCCGGTCTGGTGATTCAGGCCGGATACAACCAGCCGGCATTTGCTGGTGCCGCGGCGGGGTTTAATTTTCATGTCCATGATCCCTCGGGGCAACTCCGGGTAGGGCTCGATATCCGATTGCGGGAAGGCCAAACTAGCCTTGCGCCTCGGCAAACACAAACGGTCACGTTATATGTGTCCGCCGAACGTCGTGGCTGGTTGTCATGCGATATTTTGACGATATCCAGCCGTTATCCGCTTGGCTTGTTTCGTGCCTGGTCGCCGCTTCGGTTCGATAGTAGGGTGCTAATTTATCCTATGCCGGCTCGAGAAATGCGGCCTTTTCCGGAAACCGATGCCGAGTATGGGCAACAAGGCCAAAATAGACGCAATGGCGATGAATTCCTTGGACTCAAAACCTACCAAACCGGTGATTCGATTAGGCAAATTCATTGGAAAAGTTTTGCCAAGGGCCGTGGTTTGCATAGTAAACAATATGCCGGTGCCGGTAGTGTCGATTTATGGTTGGATTATGCCGCCGCGCCAGGAAGCAATGTCGAGGAACGTTTGAGCCAAATGTGCCGATGGGTCGTTGAGGCGGAGCGGCTCGGCCTGGCTTATGGATTGATGTTGCCGGGGATAAGAATCGAGCCGAATGTCGGGGCGGATCATTATCACCAATGCCTGGAAATCTTGGCACAATTTTAG